In Oleiharenicola lentus, the following are encoded in one genomic region:
- a CDS encoding TonB-dependent receptor plug domain-containing protein, translating into MSAGSRSGFLGSVDPWAVMTAPQGSHRAASILPQGKRVFDGCPVSKAHYRETNMTPRKRTPAVARLSVWSAIILGVLLTGGMTAQTTPPSAVGGLQELSFEELAGITVTTVSKREERYFNAAAAVHVITGEDIRRSGALMLPDALRLAPGVEVGAINSRSYAVAMRGFNGTASNKLLPLIDGRSLYSQRFASTIWDIRDLPLEEVEQIEVIGGPGGTAWGANAVNGVINIITKSARDTQGDRLAAVAGTFESGQVYARRGFSVGSDAWARVYVKAFSRDDSEPLNIADNNDAWSQVRAGFRYDRGEGGQAVTMMTGDVFYSAADQLVAGLADQAHSSGGHFLARRRQQIGELNLQLQGYVDVIRRDSGGNLSEADVLELESLVSGSFGPGYEWSAGLNYRRSRLTDSVNPTTGVVSQFTPEKRWFTQGGLFFEAARRPPAGKFDFSVGTKAEYNEFTQWEFLPSVRATWKPRSDITFWSAWSRAARIPSRFENDQVLVVSVPGFQSRTLPSPALEAEVLSAMELGWRWQAQRGFYLDATVFHHRYSRLVTTRSTAVGPTSIEQDLENGGFGTSRGAEIQAVWRIFPWWQWQAAYTYLDLDLEVSATSSDSSLGDIANLSPRQQFSVRSSWNLDASWEIDAWFRAVGKLNQTGRVIPAYETLDLRIGRQFGRGWEVSVVGQNLLEPSHPEFRFFTVRAAVARGFYLRVERRR; encoded by the coding sequence TTGAGCGCCGGATCGCGCTCAGGATTTCTTGGCAGCGTTGATCCGTGGGCAGTCATGACGGCGCCGCAAGGATCACATCGTGCCGCATCCATTCTGCCGCAGGGGAAAAGGGTATTTGACGGTTGTCCGGTCTCCAAGGCACATTACCGTGAAACAAACATGACGCCACGGAAGAGAACGCCGGCCGTCGCCCGCCTATCAGTCTGGTCTGCCATCATTCTGGGCGTGTTGCTGACCGGTGGCATGACCGCGCAGACAACGCCACCCAGTGCGGTGGGTGGCTTGCAGGAACTGTCCTTCGAGGAGCTGGCTGGCATCACGGTGACGACGGTATCGAAGCGGGAGGAGCGCTATTTCAATGCGGCGGCGGCGGTGCATGTCATCACAGGGGAGGATATTCGCCGCTCGGGCGCATTGATGCTTCCGGATGCGCTGCGGTTGGCCCCCGGAGTCGAAGTGGGTGCGATCAACAGCCGGTCTTACGCTGTGGCAATGCGCGGTTTCAACGGCACCGCCTCGAACAAGTTGCTGCCGCTCATCGACGGCCGTTCACTCTACTCGCAACGCTTCGCTTCGACCATCTGGGACATCCGGGACCTGCCGCTGGAAGAGGTGGAGCAGATCGAAGTGATCGGCGGGCCCGGGGGCACGGCTTGGGGGGCCAATGCCGTGAACGGGGTCATCAACATCATCACAAAGTCGGCCCGCGACACCCAGGGCGACCGGCTGGCCGCGGTGGCCGGCACCTTTGAATCGGGACAGGTTTACGCCCGGCGCGGCTTCAGCGTCGGGTCCGACGCCTGGGCCCGCGTTTACGTGAAAGCATTTTCGCGCGATGATTCCGAACCCCTGAACATTGCCGACAACAACGACGCCTGGTCGCAGGTGCGGGCCGGTTTCCGGTACGACCGGGGGGAAGGCGGCCAGGCTGTGACCATGATGACCGGTGATGTCTTTTACAGCGCCGCGGACCAGTTGGTGGCAGGTCTGGCGGATCAGGCCCATTCTTCCGGAGGTCATTTTTTGGCCCGGCGGCGCCAGCAGATCGGGGAACTGAATCTACAGCTACAGGGCTATGTGGATGTAATCCGGCGCGATTCCGGAGGAAACCTGAGCGAAGCCGATGTGCTCGAGCTGGAAAGTCTGGTTTCCGGTTCGTTTGGGCCCGGCTACGAATGGTCGGCGGGCTTGAACTACCGACGGAGCCGGCTCACGGACTCGGTCAACCCCACCACGGGAGTCGTGTCGCAGTTCACTCCGGAGAAACGATGGTTCACCCAAGGAGGACTCTTCTTCGAGGCCGCGCGTCGGCCACCCGCGGGGAAGTTTGACTTTTCGGTCGGGACCAAGGCCGAATACAATGAGTTTACGCAGTGGGAGTTTTTGCCGTCAGTGCGCGCAACGTGGAAGCCGCGGTCGGATATCACTTTTTGGTCCGCCTGGTCCCGGGCCGCCCGCATTCCCTCGCGGTTTGAGAATGACCAGGTATTGGTGGTGAGCGTGCCGGGCTTCCAAAGCCGGACGCTGCCCAGCCCGGCGCTGGAGGCGGAGGTCTTGTCCGCCATGGAGCTTGGCTGGCGCTGGCAGGCTCAGCGCGGTTTTTATTTGGATGCCACGGTTTTCCATCATCGATACTCTCGTCTGGTTACCACCCGTTCGACGGCGGTCGGCCCGACTTCCATCGAGCAAGATCTGGAGAATGGGGGTTTCGGCACTTCCCGCGGCGCGGAGATCCAGGCGGTGTGGCGGATCTTCCCCTGGTGGCAGTGGCAGGCGGCGTATACCTACTTGGATCTGGACCTGGAGGTTTCCGCTACCAGCTCCGATTCGAGCCTGGGGGATATCGCGAACCTCAGCCCGCGCCAGCAGTTTTCAGTTCGTTCTTCCTGGAACCTGGACGCCAGCTGGGAAATCGACGCGTGGTTTCGCGCGGTGGGGAAACTGAACCAGACCGGCCGCGTCATTCCGGCGTATGAAACGCTGGATCTGCGCATCGGCAGGCAGTTCGGTCGTGGTTGGGAGGTTTCGGTGGTCGGACAGAATCTGC
- a CDS encoding TonB-dependent receptor plug domain-containing protein translates to MNRRAPRTARRGFRRTFVCWISWVACGWAQQAAPAPTGLEEMSFEELANVTVTTVSKREERLFLVPAAVSVVTGMQIDESGIETIPEALRLAAGTAVARVNSREWGVSVRGFNAQYANKLLVLIDGRSIYTPLFGGTYWSMQSQPMEEVAQIEVVRGPGATVWGANAVNGVINVVTASAQDKPGSRVSATAGTEGWRGFARQAYGLKDGWASRYYVEHRELESTRALNGSEVRDDWRKTQAGFRADRKLAGKTELTLQGDLFQGEGGLTQPVVDMSAPGLGRIDTATGLHVRGFNLRGRVQASDNAGDGWFVQFWADHARREETLICETRTTWDLEMQRNLAHGIHQWTLGGGLRTSRDRTEGFLRPAFDPEDATLNLFSAFVQDEVTIGEAFRLTLGARLENHTYSDWELQPGARLLWKVSDRQVVWTAVSRAVRNPTRFDRGLRLDAAALPAGALGPGFPATLIRWQGSEGFRAETAVAGEAGWRMQPRPGLTIDAAAFLQDYGDGLEAVAGATFLPETFQGTDYLVWRWDLINRRPTTAYGGEFSFQYEPTARTRISGGYSFVRIEADGPAGGVNSNAVEVSTPRHTAFLDARVGLGRLWAIGAALRYFSGSGALPIPAVLSPELRVSWEPKPGLVLLLSEDNLADPQRPEIDSRTGQPISQIERRIALRISWQR, encoded by the coding sequence ATGAACCGTCGTGCCCCACGAACGGCCCGCAGAGGATTCCGGCGGACATTTGTGTGCTGGATTTCATGGGTCGCGTGCGGATGGGCGCAACAGGCCGCGCCGGCACCGACCGGGCTGGAGGAGATGTCTTTCGAGGAGTTGGCGAACGTCACGGTTACGACCGTCTCGAAGAGGGAGGAAAGGCTGTTTTTGGTCCCGGCGGCGGTCAGCGTCGTGACAGGGATGCAGATCGATGAGAGCGGGATTGAAACCATACCCGAGGCGCTCCGCCTGGCGGCGGGAACGGCGGTGGCTCGGGTGAATTCGCGGGAGTGGGGGGTGAGCGTGCGAGGCTTCAACGCCCAGTATGCCAACAAATTGTTGGTGCTCATCGACGGCCGCTCCATCTATACCCCGCTTTTTGGCGGCACCTACTGGAGCATGCAGAGCCAGCCGATGGAAGAAGTGGCGCAGATCGAGGTGGTCCGCGGACCCGGCGCCACGGTCTGGGGCGCCAATGCCGTCAACGGGGTGATCAACGTCGTCACGGCATCGGCCCAGGACAAGCCCGGGTCCCGGGTCAGTGCCACGGCTGGCACCGAGGGCTGGCGGGGATTCGCCCGGCAGGCGTATGGCTTGAAGGACGGCTGGGCGTCACGTTACTATGTCGAGCATCGGGAGCTGGAATCGACACGCGCGCTCAATGGGAGTGAGGTGCGGGATGACTGGCGCAAGACCCAGGCGGGCTTCAGGGCCGACCGCAAACTCGCGGGCAAGACCGAGCTGACCCTGCAGGGGGATTTGTTCCAAGGTGAAGGTGGACTGACGCAGCCCGTCGTCGACATGTCGGCGCCGGGCCTGGGGCGGATCGACACCGCGACCGGCCTGCATGTGCGCGGTTTTAACCTGCGGGGACGGGTTCAAGCCAGCGACAACGCAGGGGATGGATGGTTTGTCCAGTTTTGGGCCGACCATGCGCGCCGCGAGGAGACTTTGATTTGTGAAACCCGGACCACCTGGGACCTCGAAATGCAGCGCAACCTGGCCCACGGCATCCACCAATGGACATTAGGGGGAGGGTTGCGCACCAGCCGTGATCGGACGGAGGGCTTTCTCCGGCCGGCTTTCGATCCGGAGGACGCGACGCTGAATCTTTTTTCGGCTTTCGTGCAGGACGAGGTAACAATCGGCGAGGCGTTTCGGCTGACCTTGGGTGCGCGGTTGGAAAATCACACCTATTCCGACTGGGAACTTCAGCCAGGGGCGAGATTGCTTTGGAAGGTTTCCGATCGCCAGGTGGTCTGGACCGCGGTGTCGCGGGCGGTGCGCAACCCGACCCGGTTCGACCGCGGGCTGCGACTGGATGCCGCCGCCTTGCCCGCCGGCGCACTGGGCCCGGGCTTTCCAGCCACGCTGATCCGGTGGCAAGGTTCCGAGGGATTCAGGGCAGAAACGGCGGTCGCGGGTGAAGCTGGCTGGCGGATGCAGCCGCGGCCGGGACTGACAATCGACGCGGCGGCATTCCTCCAGGATTACGGGGATGGTCTCGAAGCGGTGGCGGGGGCAACCTTTCTGCCCGAGACCTTTCAAGGGACGGACTACCTCGTCTGGCGCTGGGACCTGATCAACCGGAGGCCGACCACGGCCTATGGCGGGGAGTTCAGCTTCCAGTATGAGCCGACTGCCCGGACGCGGATTTCAGGCGGCTACTCGTTCGTGCGCATTGAGGCGGACGGACCTGCAGGCGGCGTCAATAGCAATGCCGTCGAGGTCTCGACCCCGCGGCACACGGCCTTTCTCGATGCCCGGGTCGGGCTGGGGCGCTTGTGGGCGATCGGGGCTGCGCTCCGGTATTTCAGCGGAAGCGGCGCCTTGCCGATCCCGGCGGTTCTTTCGCCCGAACTGAGGGTTTCCTGGGAACCCAAGCCGGGCCTCGTGCTGTTGCTGAGCGAGGACAATCTGGCCGATCCCCAGCGTCCCGAGATCGACAGTCGCACGGGTCAGCCGATCTCCCAGATTGAGCGCCGGATCGCGCTCAGGATTTCTTGGCAGCGTTGA
- a CDS encoding LytR/AlgR family response regulator transcription factor yields MKIRTLIVDDEPLARDRLRSFLKAEPAIEIIGECGSGTEAIAAIRRDAPDLLFLDMQMPGCDGLQVLAEFPAETRPAVIFATAHDRFALDAFDVAAVDYLLKPFDRERCQQALRRAQAVVHGRRAAVPAPAPEAPPDRITVKADGRLVFLKPEEIVRVEAADNYVMLHLVSGRLMLRETMTAIETRLGTQVFARVNRSAIVNLDQVREIQPAQHGDYQVVLRDGTVLPLSRSLRGKLDRFAGGS; encoded by the coding sequence ATGAAAATCCGCACCCTCATCGTGGATGACGAGCCGCTGGCGCGCGACCGCCTGCGCAGCTTCCTCAAGGCCGAGCCGGCCATCGAGATCATCGGAGAATGCGGCAGCGGCACCGAGGCCATCGCCGCCATCCGGCGCGATGCACCTGATCTCTTGTTCCTCGACATGCAGATGCCCGGCTGCGACGGCCTGCAGGTGCTGGCGGAGTTTCCGGCCGAGACGCGCCCGGCCGTTATTTTTGCCACAGCCCATGATCGGTTCGCCCTCGATGCTTTCGACGTGGCGGCGGTGGATTACCTGTTGAAACCCTTCGACCGCGAGCGCTGCCAGCAGGCGTTGCGCCGCGCGCAGGCCGTCGTCCACGGCCGGCGCGCCGCCGTGCCCGCCCCGGCGCCCGAGGCGCCCCCTGATCGCATCACGGTCAAGGCCGACGGACGCCTCGTATTCCTCAAGCCCGAGGAGATCGTGCGCGTCGAGGCGGCGGACAACTACGTCATGCTCCATCTTGTCTCCGGCCGGCTCATGCTGCGCGAGACAATGACGGCCATCGAGACGCGGCTCGGCACGCAGGTCTTCGCCCGCGTCAACCGCTCGGCGATCGTGAACCTCGACCAGGTGCGCGAGATCCAGCCGGCCCAGCATGGCGACTACCAGGTGGTGCTGCGTGACGGCACGGTGTTGCCGCTCAGCCGCAGCCTGCGCGGCAAGCTGGACCGGTTTGCGGGTGGAAGTTGA
- a CDS encoding sensor histidine kinase, with protein sequence MPDSSQPGRSLLRFAGIGAFWTLVGLAFASQFYLSSTLLGRSVTWGQAIGYSLGDWYVWAVLSVPILMVARRYPPEGTQVWRTAGIHLAAALVCSLVYVLLRSAVGVVHGWLADEAVGFAEVFQPLLVKTYPFNLLVYGVIVTISHAVDYYRKYHERTVHALELEKHLTEARLQSLLRQLKPHFLFNTLNGIASLMHSDVHAADKMLVRLSELLRLTMHHPGQPLTKLRDEVAFIEKYLEIERIRFRDRLTARVDADPAVLDAEVPSLILQPLVENAIRHGTEPRSGQGRVEITARREGDRILLTVRDNGAGIPPGGFTREGIGLANTRARLRELYGERHEFTLANHPEGGLEVRILIPL encoded by the coding sequence ATGCCCGACTCCTCCCAGCCCGGTCGCTCGCTGCTCCGTTTTGCGGGCATCGGTGCGTTCTGGACGCTCGTCGGTCTCGCGTTCGCGAGCCAGTTCTACCTGTCGAGCACGCTGCTCGGACGCTCGGTCACCTGGGGTCAGGCCATCGGCTACTCCCTCGGCGACTGGTATGTGTGGGCCGTGTTGTCGGTGCCGATTCTCATGGTTGCGCGCCGTTATCCGCCGGAGGGCACCCAGGTCTGGCGCACGGCGGGCATCCACCTCGCCGCCGCGCTGGTGTGCTCGCTCGTCTATGTGCTGCTGCGCTCGGCCGTCGGCGTGGTGCATGGTTGGCTGGCGGACGAAGCGGTCGGCTTTGCCGAGGTGTTCCAGCCGCTGCTGGTGAAGACCTACCCGTTCAACCTGCTCGTCTATGGCGTCATCGTGACGATCAGCCACGCGGTGGACTACTACCGCAAATATCATGAGCGCACCGTCCACGCGCTCGAGCTGGAGAAGCATCTCACCGAGGCGCGCCTCCAGTCGCTGCTCCGCCAGCTCAAGCCGCACTTCCTCTTCAACACGCTCAACGGCATCGCCTCGCTCATGCACAGCGACGTGCACGCCGCCGACAAGATGCTCGTGCGCCTCAGCGAGCTGCTGCGCCTGACGATGCACCACCCGGGTCAGCCGCTCACGAAGCTCCGCGACGAGGTGGCGTTCATCGAGAAATACCTTGAGATCGAGCGCATCCGCTTCCGCGACCGGCTGACCGCGCGCGTGGACGCCGACCCGGCGGTGCTCGACGCCGAGGTGCCGAGCCTGATCCTCCAGCCGCTGGTGGAAAATGCCATCCGCCACGGCACCGAGCCGCGTTCCGGGCAGGGCCGCGTCGAAATCACCGCGCGCCGCGAGGGCGACCGGATCCTGCTCACCGTGCGGGACAACGGCGCGGGCATCCCTCCCGGCGGCTTCACCCGCGAGGGCATTGGCCTCGCCAACACGCGTGCCCGCCTGCGCGAACTCTACGGCGAGCGGCACGAGTTCACGCTCGCGAACCATCCCGAGGGCGGGCTGGAGGTGCGGATACTGATCCCCTTATAG
- a CDS encoding CRTAC1 family protein, translating to MSAPAASPRPAPPPVRPPVPTVVSPLLPVLLPLVITAIVLSVLFAWLFPPPADTGAPAVRFTDVTAESGLRFLHQQGGTDAPTTLGGGVTVLDFNQDGRPDLFFTNGAPWPWEESLDKRLTASAALFRNDGEGRFTNVTAAAGLNTPMQGMAGTAGDFDGDGLTDLFVTCVGPNRLFRNLGGGRFEDVTESAGLAGEENTWSSGAAWLDVDADGRLDLVVLHYARWPQEVGLGAAFGVAAMGRSYGTPTGFFSAPPTVWRNLGDGRFAALPGSAGLRDTDAETGRPVAWPLALTLLDANGDRRLDLLVTYHQHAPSLFLARGDGRFGKQSVATAPRQEGAAASFAATGALPPGPAAGDAERLRALLARNPAPAADPGPLALGSRLSVVVTDLDLDGRTEIFSGEGAAEPGVNRFENGRDFVRHPQVFWPRGDTWQPLFSGETDTPALTARGVAAADFDGDGDPDFVIAQNHGAPVLLRNDLRTPAPWLRLRLMATRSEPAAGGARVEVHTPRRVFAQTVAPALGYLAQSDAALTFGLGEDTRVRKVVIQWPSGQVQELKPDALNRTLEIREP from the coding sequence GTGAGCGCCCCCGCCGCCAGTCCCCGCCCCGCCCCGCCGCCGGTCCGGCCGCCCGTGCCGACCGTGGTGTCGCCGCTGCTGCCGGTGCTGCTGCCGCTCGTGATCACCGCCATCGTGCTGAGCGTGCTGTTCGCCTGGCTTTTCCCGCCACCGGCCGACACGGGCGCGCCGGCGGTGCGCTTCACCGATGTCACGGCGGAATCCGGTCTGCGTTTCCTGCATCAGCAGGGTGGCACCGACGCCCCGACCACGCTCGGTGGCGGCGTGACCGTGCTCGACTTCAACCAGGACGGCCGGCCGGATCTCTTCTTCACCAACGGTGCTCCCTGGCCGTGGGAGGAATCCCTCGACAAGCGCCTGACCGCCAGCGCGGCCTTGTTCCGCAACGACGGCGAGGGACGCTTCACCAATGTCACCGCCGCCGCCGGTCTCAACACGCCGATGCAGGGCATGGCCGGCACGGCCGGCGACTTTGACGGCGACGGCCTCACCGACCTGTTCGTCACCTGCGTCGGACCCAACCGGCTCTTCCGCAACCTCGGCGGCGGCCGCTTCGAGGACGTGACCGAATCCGCCGGCCTCGCCGGTGAGGAGAATACGTGGAGCAGCGGCGCCGCCTGGCTTGACGTGGACGCCGACGGCCGCCTCGACCTCGTGGTGTTGCACTACGCCCGCTGGCCGCAGGAAGTCGGCCTCGGGGCGGCGTTCGGTGTCGCCGCGATGGGCCGGTCCTACGGCACGCCGACCGGATTTTTCAGCGCCCCGCCCACCGTGTGGCGCAACCTCGGCGACGGGCGCTTCGCCGCCCTGCCCGGCTCGGCGGGCCTGCGCGACACCGATGCCGAGACGGGCCGCCCCGTCGCCTGGCCGCTCGCGCTCACCCTGCTCGACGCGAACGGCGACCGCCGGCTCGACCTGCTTGTCACCTATCACCAGCACGCACCGTCGCTCTTCCTGGCGCGCGGCGACGGCCGCTTCGGCAAACAGTCGGTGGCGACGGCCCCGCGCCAGGAAGGTGCCGCCGCAAGCTTCGCCGCCACGGGCGCGCTGCCTCCCGGCCCCGCCGCCGGCGATGCGGAACGGCTGCGCGCCCTGCTGGCCCGGAATCCGGCGCCCGCCGCCGACCCGGGACCGCTCGCGCTTGGATCCCGGCTGTCTGTGGTCGTCACCGATCTTGATCTCGATGGGCGCACCGAGATTTTTTCCGGCGAAGGCGCCGCTGAGCCGGGTGTGAACCGCTTCGAGAACGGCCGGGATTTCGTCCGCCACCCGCAGGTGTTCTGGCCGCGCGGCGACACCTGGCAGCCGCTCTTCAGCGGCGAAACGGACACCCCCGCCCTCACCGCCCGCGGCGTGGCGGCGGCGGACTTCGATGGCGACGGCGACCCGGATTTCGTGATCGCGCAGAACCACGGTGCGCCCGTTCTGCTGCGCAACGACCTCCGCACGCCGGCCCCGTGGCTGCGGCTGCGCCTCATGGCCACCCGCAGCGAACCCGCCGCCGGCGGCGCCCGCGTCGAGGTGCACACGCCGCGCCGCGTGTTCGCGCAGACCGTGGCACCCGCCCTCGGCTACCTCGCCCAATCCGACGCCGCCCTCACCTTCGGCCTCGGCGAAGACACCCGCGTGCGCAAGGTCGTCATCCAATGGCCCTCCGGCCAAGTGCAGGAACTCAAGCCCGATGCCCTGAACCGCACGCTGGAAATCCGGGAGCCTTGA
- a CDS encoding YchJ family protein — protein MSSCPCGSGSTFEACCGPILGGAPAPTAEALMRSRYTAYVKHDVAHLERSLSPDQRKDFDAAAAKQWAESAEWHGLTILKTEQGGPDDKLGAVHFSAKFKMEGEEREHLEIALFGRDDGRWVYTGQVDEPGKTVRRETPKIGRNDPCPCGSGKKYKKCCGVAA, from the coding sequence ATGAGTTCCTGTCCCTGCGGTTCCGGTTCCACCTTTGAAGCCTGCTGCGGCCCGATCCTCGGCGGCGCGCCCGCCCCGACGGCCGAAGCCCTGATGCGCTCGCGCTACACGGCCTACGTGAAGCACGACGTCGCCCATCTCGAGCGCTCGCTCAGCCCCGACCAGCGCAAGGACTTCGACGCCGCTGCCGCCAAGCAGTGGGCCGAGTCCGCCGAGTGGCACGGCCTCACCATCCTCAAGACCGAGCAGGGCGGCCCCGACGACAAGCTCGGCGCCGTGCACTTCTCCGCCAAGTTCAAGATGGAGGGCGAGGAACGCGAACACCTCGAGATCGCCCTCTTCGGCCGCGACGACGGCCGCTGGGTCTACACCGGCCAGGTGGACGAGCCCGGCAAGACCGTGCGCCGCGAGACGCCGAAGATCGGCCGCAACGACCCCTGCCCCTGCGGCAGCGGCAAGAAATACAAGAAGTGCTGCGGCGTCGCCGCGTGA
- a CDS encoding AGE family epimerase/isomerase: MSPSVTPSDLLRAIEADLRGNILPFWIRHVVNTPARTFHGQLSNHLAVEAGVGRGALLTSRILWTYAAAFRAYGDPAYREMADLAHADLLGRFHDAQHGGFFWSIHADGTVQRDRKQVYGQAFAIYALSEYHAATGDRRALDQAVAVYLLLEHHARERVHGGYLEAFARDWAPIADMRLSEVDQNDPKSQNTMLHVMEAYTRLLQLWPDAGLRVALRELVEVMLTRIVDARTGHLGLFFTTDWRPTSDKISYGHDIEAAWLLTRATDVLGEADLIARTRTLALKIADVTLAEGTDADGGIVNLGAPGGIVDGAKEWWPQAEAVVGFLNAWQISGEACYLAAAENTWEFIATHLIDREHGEWFRGVTRDGQVIQSHEKVGFWKCPYHNGRMGLEALMRLGPAHLVRA; encoded by the coding sequence GTGTCCCCTTCTGTTACTCCGAGCGACCTCCTCCGCGCCATCGAGGCCGATCTCCGCGGCAATATCCTGCCGTTCTGGATCCGGCATGTCGTCAACACGCCCGCCCGCACGTTCCACGGGCAGTTGAGCAACCACCTCGCCGTGGAGGCGGGTGTCGGGCGCGGCGCCCTGCTGACCTCGCGCATCCTCTGGACCTACGCGGCGGCCTTCCGCGCCTACGGCGATCCCGCCTACCGCGAGATGGCCGACCTTGCGCACGCGGATCTGCTGGGCCGTTTTCACGACGCGCAGCACGGAGGCTTTTTCTGGTCCATTCACGCCGACGGCACCGTGCAGCGCGACCGCAAGCAGGTCTATGGACAAGCCTTCGCCATCTACGCGCTGAGCGAATACCACGCCGCCACCGGCGACCGGCGCGCCCTCGACCAGGCGGTCGCCGTTTACCTGCTGCTGGAGCACCACGCGCGCGAACGCGTGCACGGCGGCTACCTCGAGGCCTTCGCCCGCGACTGGGCGCCGATCGCCGACATGCGCCTGAGCGAGGTGGATCAGAACGACCCCAAGTCGCAGAACACGATGCTGCACGTGATGGAGGCCTACACGCGGCTGCTGCAGCTATGGCCCGACGCCGGTCTGCGGGTCGCGCTGCGCGAACTCGTGGAAGTGATGCTCACGCGCATCGTCGATGCGCGCACGGGCCACCTTGGCCTGTTCTTCACCACCGACTGGCGGCCGACCTCCGACAAGATTTCCTACGGCCACGACATCGAGGCCGCCTGGCTGCTCACGCGCGCCACCGACGTGCTGGGCGAGGCGGACCTGATCGCGCGCACCCGCACCCTCGCCCTGAAGATCGCCGACGTCACCCTCGCCGAGGGTACGGACGCCGACGGCGGCATCGTCAACCTCGGTGCCCCGGGCGGCATCGTGGACGGCGCCAAGGAATGGTGGCCGCAGGCGGAGGCGGTTGTGGGTTTCCTGAACGCGTGGCAGATCTCTGGCGAGGCGTGCTATCTCGCCGCCGCGGAGAACACCTGGGAGTTTATCGCCACGCACCTGATCGACCGGGAACACGGCGAATGGTTTCGCGGCGTCACGCGCGATGGCCAGGTCATCCAATCGCACGAAAAGGTCGGCTTCTGGAAATGCCCCTACCACAACGGCCGCATGGGGCTGGAGGCGCTCATGCGTCTGGGCCCGGCCCACTTGGTCCGTGCCTAG